TTGTCGCTATTTGTGCGTAGGCTGTTGAGGAAGGCTCCTGCTCGTAGGCGCAATTCGTTGCTCATTTGCTTACTGCCACTTCTCAGAACGCCTGCCTGCACGTCCTCTATTTGCTTTGTTAATGCCACCTATTGCTTTACTTTCTCCTGACGTGCTCCGTACGTTGGAAGCCTTGCCTGATTCGTACCTGATCTTAGCCCCTGATGCCGCGTTCACCATCCTGACGGCGACTTCTGCCTATCTAGTTGCAACAGGTACCACTCGAGAGGCTTTGCAAGGCTGCCCCGTGCTGGAAGCTTTTCCGCAAGCTCCCTACGTTGTCGCCACAAACAGCGCGGACCTGCATGCCTCCTTGCAGCAGGTGTTGCAGACGGGGCAGCCTCACTCCATGCCCCTGCAACGGTACGACATGCGCGACGGCGATGGATCCTTTCGGGAGAAATACTGGGACATACTCAACTGGCCGGTCCTGGATGCACAAGGAAGAGTACGGTACCTCGTCCATAAAGCTGTAGATATCACGACGCAAGTGCAAGCCCATGCCCAGGCCGAGGATCTGTTAGAAATACGGAACCGGCAGTTGCTGCAACTGCTGA
This Hymenobacter sp. GOD-10R DNA region includes the following protein-coding sequences:
- a CDS encoding PAS domain-containing protein, translated to MPPIALLSPDVLRTLEALPDSYLILAPDAAFTILTATSAYLVATGTTREALQGCPVLEAFPQAPYVVATNSADLHASLQQVLQTGQPHSMPLQRYDMRDGDGSFREKYWDILNWPVLDAQGRVRYLVHKAVDITTQVQAHAQAEDLLEIRNRQLLQLLTQVPAAVAAVTGPEHRYSFLNARYRALVGTRAELGRSVAEAVPELADQGFVARLNAVYHTGEMYHGQETRLLLQDPIAKAPRTVLLDFTYQPLRNQHGQITGVLVFAVEVNR